Part of the Terrisporobacter glycolicus ATCC 14880 = DSM 1288 genome is shown below.
TAATAAAGTATTTTTATATGGAGGTATGTGCATGGGGTATTATGTTAAAGTAGAACCGAATGTGAAAGTTTACGTAGAGGATCTTAACCCAGATGGAAATAAAACAATAGTGTTTCTACACGGGTGGCCTGGAAATCATAATTTGTTTGAATATCAGTTTAATCAGCTCCCAAAACTAGGTTACAGATGTATCGGTATAGACCAGAGAGGATTTGGTAAGTCAGATAAGCCTTATGGAGGTTACGATTATGATAGATTGTCAGACGATGTTAGATGTGTGGTTAATGGCTTAAAATTACATGATTTCATACTTGCAGGACATTCAACTGGAGGAGCTATAGCTATTCGATACATGTCTCGCCATAAAGGATACGGAGTATCGAAACTTGCTCTTTTTGCAGCAGCAGCTCCTAGTCTTATCAAACGTCCCAATTTCCAATATGGTTTAGAAGAAGAAGACGTGATTAAAATTATTGAGGGAACATACACGGATCGTCCTAAAATGCTAAGTGATTTCGGCGATACTTTTTTCTTTCAGCATATAACGGAGCCATTCTCTGATTGGTTTTTACAATTAGGTTTACAAGCAGCAGGTTGGTCAACTGCAGCAATTGCAAATACTTGGATAAATGAAGTGCTATTTTCTGATTTAGAAGAAATAAATGTTCCAACTTTAATTATTCATGGAATTCATGACAAAGTTGTTCCATTTTCACTAGGTAAAGTGCAAAATCAAAGTATTAGAAATTCTATACTTCTGCCATTTGAATTCAGCGGACACGCATCATTCTATGATCAGCGAGATAGATTTAATGAAGAATTGGTGAAATTTATTGAACAATAAAGTTTTATATAGGAGAAAAGAATTGAGGTTAAAGCACACAAAGATAAAATTAAAGATAAATTTTGGATATGATTGTAGCAAATTATCTACACCATTCAAAACCACGAAAAGAAGATGAAGAACTACTAAGTTTATGGCTTAGTAGTTTTTTATATTTAAATATATAGTAAACAAGTATGTGTATAAATAATGAATTAAATATTTTATAGAAGTAAAAAATAATACCAGGATATAAAAGAGTTACTACATTATATTTACTAACTAGATTGATAAAATTCAAAATAAAAGTTAAACTAAAGTATACTTACATTAAAAATAAAAACGAGGTGTAAAAATGACTAAAGAAGAAAGAATTGCTAATATAGTAGCAGACTTAGAAGGATGGGAAATCAAATCAGATGAGAATGAGTCATACCTAGAAGTAGAGTGTGGAGAATTTTTATTGGAAATGGACTTATGTGATATACCAAGTCTTGAAACTTTAACAAAGGAAGAGCTGGCAACAATAATATTTGATAAATATTTAGAACAATAAATAAATTTATATCAGAATGTAAACAAGCCTATAATAATTAACTTTAAAAATAGGATTTGTATATAATAATATTACGGTGGATATTTTAACAATAAAAACTATGTCTTCCTATGATAACTGTAAGTTAGAATAGTGTAAAATAAAATAGTAGAAATGATTGCCGCAAATACATAAACAAAAAAGCATTATCATAATATATTTGGTGATGCTTTTTTATTTTTTACAGACAAAACTTCCCACAAAAAGTCGGGAATAGTGAGTTTCAATGAGATAGAATAAAATCAAAGAAGAGGTGATAGAAATGGAATGGATAGAAAGCATTAGTAAAGCAATTGAATACATTGAAACGCATATTACTGATAATTTGACGACTAGTGATATTGCAAAAGAAGTTTGCATATCGTCGTTTTATTTTCAAAAAGGATTTTCAATGCTCTGTGGATTTACAGTTGCAGAATATATTAGACAGCGTAGGCTTACACTTGCCGGCAGTGAGCTTGTATCTACAGACAATAAGATTATAGATATAGCAATAAAATATGGATATGATTCACCAGATAGCTTTACAAAAGCATTCACTCGTTTTCATGGGTCAACACCAACAGCTGTTCGAAGGGATGGTGCAATGATGAAGTCATTTGCTTCTTTAAAAATTAATATTTCATTGAAGGGTGGTTATACTATGGATTACAAAATTATTGAAAAAGAGGCGTTCACTGTATTGGTATCAGGAAACAGATTTAAATATGACTCATGCCAAGAAGAGATTCCAAAGTTTTGGCAGGATCATTATGAGTCTGGAAAAGGCAATGTAGTATGTGGAATGTATGGAATAAATATTGATGAGACTTTAGGAAATAGTGATGAGTTTGAATATTTAATTGCAGATGATTATAAAACAGAAAGTGATATACCTGAAGGATTTGTAACAAGAGTTATTCCAAAGCATACATGGGCAGTATTTTCATGTAAAGGAGCTATGCCAAAGGCGATGCTAGATGTGAATCAGAAGATTTTTTCTGAATGGCTTCCTAACTGCAAAGACTATGAAATTGCTGAAGGATATAATATAGAAAAGTATACAGATATTAATGATTATCCTAAAGGAAATCAGGATGAAAACTATTATAGTGAATTGTGGATTCCTGTGAAGAAGAAATAGTATAGATAGCAATTTTAAAGCGAGATAAGTATTTTACTAGATATTTAAAATAATAATGAATTGAAGGTTAAGTTTAGATAACGAAGACCTTCTTTTTTATTATAAAAAGCTTATAATACAACAGCAGATATTAAGATAAAATTGTCTATTAATGGGGAAAAATAAGCATGCTCTAGAGAGTAAAATCCTGAAAGTTTATCGTACAGATTATGTAAAAGTAGAAAGGAAATTAACCTACACAAACAAGAACTATTACTCCATATTTACATATTATATATAGAACAATATTTATATCACAAAAAGGAGAATCAACAATGGACAGAAATTACTGGAAAGAATATTGGGATAATTACTACAACTTTATGGCTGTATATCTTAGAGAGGTACAAGAAGCATATCCAAATTCAGATATTAAAAGTGAATACACAGAAGTTGCTAACTTGTTTGAGCCTGCGATGCCTTTAGAAGAATATGAAAATTATGAGCCATATGACAATGAAGGTGGTGAAAACAATCCAGAAGCAGATGACGATCCACCGTTTTTATTACCTGGTGGTGGGCCATCTGCTGCGCCATCTGCTGCACCTTCTGCATTTCCCGGTGGAGGACAAAATCCTCAACCTTTCATATCACCTGGTGGTGGACAATTCACTATAAATAACTGCAGAAGAATGGCAATAGTTAGAATAGAAATGAGAAGAGGTTTTAGTCCTTCTAACTTCTTTATGATAGTAGACAGAGCTGACAACAGAAGTATTCAAGGATTTAGAATAGCTTGTGAAGGTAGCAGAATTAGATTTGTGCCAATGGCTGTAGAATATAGAAATATCAATCGTATTGAATGTGCATTCTAAAATTAAACAATTTATACTGAAGAAAAAGATTTTATTTTAAATGCATTGTTAAGACATATGGGGGAGACAACTGAAGATATATAGAAAAATAAAAGGGAGACTATATATGATAAATATAGTTTCCCTTATCGCATTCATGGTAGTTTTTATTTCAGAATAGTACATTAATGTGCATCTAGGTTTTCTCTATAAGAGTTCATTACATCCTTAAACAATTGAGCAACAGAAGGTGGTGTCCAAGTGATTGCATTTGCACCAGCATCTATAGTTCTTTTTATACTTTCCTCAGTAGGCCCACCTGTAGCTATTATAGGAAAATCAGGGTAAGCCTGTCTGATTTTTGAAACTATTCTAGGCGTATCAACAGAAGCTGAAACGTTGAAAATAGTAGCACCAGCATCTATTCTTGCTTGAATATCCGTATCATCGTTTACAATAGTGACAACAACAGGTATGTCTAGTGAGTCAGATAAAGTCTTGACTACATCGTTTGTTGTTGGAGCATTAACAACTACTCCAATAGCACCTTGTAATTCAGCATTGGTTCCTAAAACCACTGAACGAATTCCCTTTGTAAGACCTCCACCAACTCCTGCAAAAACTGGAATATCAGAAGCCATAATAATGGATTGTGTAATTATTGGTTGAGGTGTAAATGGATATACAGCAATTACTGCATCTGCATTCACGTTTCTTATAATGGCCAAGTCAGTTGAAAAAACAAGGGATTTAATTCGTCTTCCGAAAATATTTATACCGCTGCATTCTCTAATGACTTCAGGAACACGCAAGAATGATTTTCTAAGTGTACCGTCTATTGATTTTGGTCTTTGCTTCATAGATAAAAGCCTCCTTAAAAATTTTGTATTTATAATATTTGTGCATTTGATTTTAAAGTTTATTTAAAACATTTTTATATTTAATTATAAATCAGAAGCCTTAAATTTCCTATATTTTTATTGTTAAATATTATAAAATTTCAAAATGTGGGTAAAAGTAATTGTAATTAGCTACCATAATTTAGATTATTGAAATCATTACAAATAGAGAATATGGTTGAAATTAAAGTAAAACTTATTTATGAAGCATAGAGTTACTAAAATCCTATGAAAACAAGTTCCAAGCATACTAATTTTTTATTTTGATAGAAAGATTTTTTTCTAGTTTTAAAAAAGTATCTAAATGGAAAAAAATAGATTACATTAATTGACAAAATGTGATATATATATTAAAATTTTATTAAAATTTTAATATGGCAAACTTAAGGAAACTTAGGGACGCAAAGCTATAGGGGCTAAGGTTTATAACTATGTCAGCCAGTTGCCAAAGAGTACATTACACTTTTTGTTTTAATGTTATTTATTAGTATTAGTGCTTATATTTATATGAAAATACTAATTTAGAAAGTTACTCTTTTTGAGTAACTTTTTTTATTTTATAAATAATTTTTATTTTTCAACATATAAAATAGGCAAGTTTAATGTACCTCTTGGGGGGATTAATCAGGAGGATAAAAATGCATAAAAAAAAGATAGTAGCAGTCACGGTGGTGGTAATGATTTCAAACTTTTTATCAAATACTACAAGTGTTTTAGCACAAGAATTACAAAATAAAAGTGTAGTTCAAAGCACATCAACAAAAGTTAATCAAGAAATCCAATCGACTAAGGCTCAAGTAAGTAGATTTAATTTACTTAATAGTAGTTATTTAAAAGAGTATAATGAATCTTTTAAATTAGACAATTCAAAGATAATTTCAATAACTAATAATGGGGGAAAGTATGGCTCATCAGTAATTTCTAATGCTATAGATGATAATATGAGTACTCATTGGGAGACTGGCAAAGTTAATAGTTCAGATTTTGAAAATGAGGTAGTATTCACATTAGATCAGGTTACAAGTTTAAATAGGATAGTATATGGAGCAAGACAAGATGGGGCCAAGGGAAAAGGTTTTGCTGAGGAATTTGAAATATATGCTTCACTTACAGATGATGGTGATGATTTTAATTTAGTAAGTTATGGGGAGTATAAAGAATCTACTAGAGACATTGTTGAAATAAAATTTGCCCCAACTAAGTTTAAAAGGATAAAATTTAAATTTAAAAAGGCAAACCAAAATTGGGCTTCAGCTTCAGAATTTATGTTTTATAAGGAAGATGAAATAAGTGATAAAATGAATAGATTATTTACAGATAGTACTATGAATGCTGTAAGTGAAGAGTTTAATACTGTGGAAAAGATAGAAGCTTTAGAAAATAAGGTAAGAAATCACGTTCTTTATAATGAATTTAAAGAAGATCTAAGTAATGCAAAAATATTAATTCAAAAGGAGTCTAATATAAAAAGCCATAAGGCTCAAATTCAAAAATTTCAAAAGGACAATGGAAAATATGAGGAGAATTATAATAATACATTCAAAATAGATAACTCAGAAATAGAAAAAATAAGTAGTAATGATGGTTCTACTGCCGAAGCTTTAATGAAAGCTATTGATGATAATATTAAAACATACTGGTCATCTAGAAAAGTAAATACTGATGATTTCAAAAATGAAATAATTGTGCAGTTAAAAGAGACTACAGTTTTAGATAGATTAATATATGGGGGTACCCCAGGCTGGCAAAAAGGATATGCAGAAGAATTTGAAATATATGCTTCAAAGACTACCAAAGGAGATACATTCAAGCTTGTAGCTACAGGGGAGCAATCACCAAGTCATGATATAAAAGAAATAACTTTCAAGCCAACTGAATTTAAAAGAATAAAGTTTGTATTTAAGAGAGGTAACTTGAATCAATCAGCATTATCTGTATTTTGGTTATATAAAGAAGATAAATTATCTAAAACTATAAATAATATATTTACAGATGGAACGATGGTTAAGTTAAAAGATGAATACAATAATATGGACATAATAAATAACTTAGGAAAAGAAGTTAATAATCATCCTCTAAAGGATCAATTAATGCTTGCTATAGATTTAGCTAAAGAAATCTTACAAGGTGATAAAGACTATTTAGATAGAATTTTTACAGTAAAGCAAAATGGTGATACACATTCAAAGGGAAAAGACACTTTACTTATGTCAAGTTTTGGGAATGATTTTCAATCAACTGGTATAGTAGCAAAACCAGAAGAAGTATTTAATATATTTGTTGAAGGGGAAGATAATAAACCATTACCAATAATAGTATTTTCACAACAAGAAGGTCACTATGGAAATTGGAAAAGAGAATATCAATTAAAAAAAGGTATGAATACCATAGTAGTGCCTGAAATTTATAGTGACGGATGGGAAAGGAAGAGTGCTAAAGGTGGTGCAGTATATTTAGTAAATAAGTATACTGAAGATCAACAAGGTAAGGCACCAGTAGTTCGTATAGATGGAGGAGAAAAATTCCCATTGTTTAATACAGGAGATAATCAAGAAGAATTCTTGAATGAGTTAAAAGAATATAAGAAGAAGCTAGATAAAAATCCAGATACAATGGTAGATATATTTGAGTTTAATACAAAAAGATTAATGCTTACAGGAACAACAAAAGCAGCATATAAGGTATATGTAAATGAAGGTGTTAATATTGAAAAAAGTATTGATATTTGGAATAAGAAAATAGAAGAAGCTATCGCATTTGCAGGGTTAAAAGATGATGAAAGTGATCCAACAAATGACGCTACAAATATTAGAGCTGCAATAAGATTAATGCAACCATATGGAGGAGCATATGCAGCATCTGACCATGTAGGTGTTCAAAGGCATATACAAGAAATAATTCTAAGAATTGATAAAAATAGTATTAATAGTATTATATGGGGAACAATGCATGAAATTGGACATCAAATGGATATAGACCCTAGAGCATGGGGTGAAATAACCAATAACATGTGGGCAAACTATGCATCAATAAAGAATGGAAAGTCGGATGGAGTTCCTTATAATAGCATATATAGTATGCTAGGCCCTGAAGAGTCTTTAAAAGGATTTGATGACTTTGATTATGGTCAAAAATTAGCAATGTTTTGGCAATTACAGTTAAAGAAAGATACTTATTGGACAGAGCTAGAATCTATGTATAGAAAAAGAAGACCTGCTCCAGAAGACTATCAAGAGAAGAAGGATATACTTGCAACTTATTCTTCAGAGATTATAGGTGTAAACCTAAGCCATTACTTTGAAAAGTATGGATTTACTTTATCTGAAAAGTGTAAAAATGATTTAAAGAGATTACCTAACTCAAATGAAAAAATATGGTATTTAAATACTAAAGCAATGAGCTATACAGGTAATGGATTTGTTAACAAAGACACAGGATTAGAAGTTTCGTTGTCTAAATTAGACTCTGGTATAAAGCTAAGTATGAATATTAAGGAAGAAATGAAAGAGGACTTACTTGGTTATGAAATACTTAAAAATGGAAGAGTAATAGGGTTCACTTCAGGTAATAGTTATATAGATACTAATGTAAGTAATGATGAAAATATTCAGTATGAGATAATTCCTTATTCTATTAATTTAAAAACTGGAAATAAACTTGAAATAAATTCATTTAAACCAAGCATAAGTATACAACAAAATTCATTGATTCTAGGACTTAGACAAGATTTTAATCCAATGGATTATGTTAAAGTACTTAATCATAGAGGAGAGAATATAACATCAAAAGTTAAAGTTGAAAATAATGTAAATACTAGCAAGCAAGGTATATATGAAGTTAAATATATAATAAATGATGAAGGAATAACTACAGAAAAAGTATTAAAAGTTGAGGTAGTAAGTGAATATGACTATTTATCAGATAGTGAATGGAAATCTGTAACGACTCAATGGGGTAATCCAAGAAGAAATACTAACATAAAAGGTAGAGTAAATGGAGATATAAAAACGTTTGAAAAAGGTTTTGGAATACATGCAAATGGTAAAATAACATATGATTTATCAGGGAAAGATTATGATAACTTTGAAGCTTTACTTGGAGTTGATATGTCAGTACAATCAAACAATAATTCTAGTATAACATTCAAGGTAGTAGGAGATGACAAAACTTTAGCAACTACAAATGTTATTAAATATGTGGATAATATGACTTATATAAATGTTCCAGTTAAAGGAGTAAATAAATTAGTAATAGAAGTTAATGATGGAGGAAATGGGAATACATTAGATCATGGTGTTGTAGCCAATCCTAAACTGACAACAAATAATGCTAAGCCTAAAATTAATGTAGATAATAAA
Proteins encoded:
- a CDS encoding alpha/beta fold hydrolase, giving the protein MGYYVKVEPNVKVYVEDLNPDGNKTIVFLHGWPGNHNLFEYQFNQLPKLGYRCIGIDQRGFGKSDKPYGGYDYDRLSDDVRCVVNGLKLHDFILAGHSTGGAIAIRYMSRHKGYGVSKLALFAAAAPSLIKRPNFQYGLEEEDVIKIIEGTYTDRPKMLSDFGDTFFFQHITEPFSDWFLQLGLQAAGWSTAAIANTWINEVLFSDLEEINVPTLIIHGIHDKVVPFSLGKVQNQSIRNSILLPFEFSGHASFYDQRDRFNEELVKFIEQ
- a CDS encoding AraC family transcriptional regulator; amino-acid sequence: MEWIESISKAIEYIETHITDNLTTSDIAKEVCISSFYFQKGFSMLCGFTVAEYIRQRRLTLAGSELVSTDNKIIDIAIKYGYDSPDSFTKAFTRFHGSTPTAVRRDGAMMKSFASLKINISLKGGYTMDYKIIEKEAFTVLVSGNRFKYDSCQEEIPKFWQDHYESGKGNVVCGMYGINIDETLGNSDEFEYLIADDYKTESDIPEGFVTRVIPKHTWAVFSCKGAMPKAMLDVNQKIFSEWLPNCKDYEIAEGYNIEKYTDINDYPKGNQDENYYSELWIPVKKK
- a CDS encoding hydrolase — protein: MKQRPKSIDGTLRKSFLRVPEVIRECSGINIFGRRIKSLVFSTDLAIIRNVNADAVIAVYPFTPQPIITQSIIMASDIPVFAGVGGGLTKGIRSVVLGTNAELQGAIGVVVNAPTTNDVVKTLSDSLDIPVVVTIVNDDTDIQARIDAGATIFNVSASVDTPRIVSKIRQAYPDFPIIATGGPTEESIKRTIDAGANAITWTPPSVAQLFKDVMNSYRENLDAH
- a CDS encoding NPCBM/NEW2 domain-containing protein, producing the protein MHKKKIVAVTVVVMISNFLSNTTSVLAQELQNKSVVQSTSTKVNQEIQSTKAQVSRFNLLNSSYLKEYNESFKLDNSKIISITNNGGKYGSSVISNAIDDNMSTHWETGKVNSSDFENEVVFTLDQVTSLNRIVYGARQDGAKGKGFAEEFEIYASLTDDGDDFNLVSYGEYKESTRDIVEIKFAPTKFKRIKFKFKKANQNWASASEFMFYKEDEISDKMNRLFTDSTMNAVSEEFNTVEKIEALENKVRNHVLYNEFKEDLSNAKILIQKESNIKSHKAQIQKFQKDNGKYEENYNNTFKIDNSEIEKISSNDGSTAEALMKAIDDNIKTYWSSRKVNTDDFKNEIIVQLKETTVLDRLIYGGTPGWQKGYAEEFEIYASKTTKGDTFKLVATGEQSPSHDIKEITFKPTEFKRIKFVFKRGNLNQSALSVFWLYKEDKLSKTINNIFTDGTMVKLKDEYNNMDIINNLGKEVNNHPLKDQLMLAIDLAKEILQGDKDYLDRIFTVKQNGDTHSKGKDTLLMSSFGNDFQSTGIVAKPEEVFNIFVEGEDNKPLPIIVFSQQEGHYGNWKREYQLKKGMNTIVVPEIYSDGWERKSAKGGAVYLVNKYTEDQQGKAPVVRIDGGEKFPLFNTGDNQEEFLNELKEYKKKLDKNPDTMVDIFEFNTKRLMLTGTTKAAYKVYVNEGVNIEKSIDIWNKKIEEAIAFAGLKDDESDPTNDATNIRAAIRLMQPYGGAYAASDHVGVQRHIQEIILRIDKNSINSIIWGTMHEIGHQMDIDPRAWGEITNNMWANYASIKNGKSDGVPYNSIYSMLGPEESLKGFDDFDYGQKLAMFWQLQLKKDTYWTELESMYRKRRPAPEDYQEKKDILATYSSEIIGVNLSHYFEKYGFTLSEKCKNDLKRLPNSNEKIWYLNTKAMSYTGNGFVNKDTGLEVSLSKLDSGIKLSMNIKEEMKEDLLGYEILKNGRVIGFTSGNSYIDTNVSNDENIQYEIIPYSINLKTGNKLEINSFKPSISIQQNSLILGLRQDFNPMDYVKVLNHRGENITSKVKVENNVNTSKQGIYEVKYIINDEGITTEKVLKVEVVSEYDYLSDSEWKSVTTQWGNPRRNTNIKGRVNGDIKTFEKGFGIHANGKITYDLSGKDYDNFEALLGVDMSVQSNNNSSITFKVVGDDKTLATTNVIKYVDNMTYINVPVKGVNKLVIEVNDGGNGNTLDHGVVANPKLTTNNAKPKINVDNKALKIGDNFNIMENVTATDVEDGDITSRIKIKSNNFEKNKVGRFEVVYQVTDSGDNVTTKKVFVTVSQDYTVKKSKFSNFENLQQYNEKFKLPIQSVSNNAGNYGSSVIRNVIDGNINTHWETNKPNSGSFKNEVIFNLGEIKEISKMAYASRRDAGGKGFAHMFEIYASDEAEGDDFYLVGEGTYRDRTTDVVEFNLDKVSARRIKFKFVEANQGWASLGEVAFYKEDKLANKIEKDLFTDNSKTKVSEKYNTLEKVEALREEVKNHLAYELFKADLNKAEEIIRAKFPTLNVEETSFVKLNSDFDLMSSVVANDKEDGNITSSVKVNTDGFTTNKAGEYTLTYNVSDSDSNIITKKRKVIVYSQVRYLSDIDWKSAVSGWKSVVKDTAVASSNKIKLNVKGTVKEFDKGIGAATNAEIIYNLDGNYSYFTTYLGTDKNYNDNRTSIIFKIFADGKEVYTSDIIRKDSKAGFVNLNVTGVKELKLVANDAGDGGLGDFTSWADTKVYSTKSNSQLTMHKPVPDEAEESINLNEIVNIKDKHIKSSIKKELNLTSDTITVGDMQNLTMLTVQRAKSLEGLQYAKNLKSLNIEYNEINDLSPLKNLKKLTDLNSNPQIISAGNIVEKKKE